Proteins encoded in a region of the Streptomyces sp. NBC_00258 genome:
- a CDS encoding acetate kinase, which yields MTATRVLVLNSGSSSVKYQLLDMSDSSRLAVGLVERIGEETSRLKHTPLATGESRETTGPIADHDAALKAVAEELAKDGLGLDSPELAAIGHRVVHGGKTFTEPTVVDDAVLAEIERLIPVAPLHNPANLTGIRTAQALRPDLPQVAVFDTAFHTTMPEAAARYAIDVKTADEHRIRRYGFHGTSHAYVSRATAELLGKAPEEVNVIVLHLGNGASASAVEKGRCVDTSMGLTPLEGLVMGTRSGDMDPAVIFHLMRVGGMSTDEIDTLLNKKSGLIGLCGDNDMREIRRRIDEGAEDAAQAQLAFDIYIHRLKKYIGAYYAVLGRVDAVAFTAGVGENAAPVREAAIAGLQALGLAVDGGLNAVRSGEPRLISPEGARVAVAVVPTDEELEIADQTYALVRNGNA from the coding sequence GTGACCGCCACCCGCGTCCTCGTCCTCAACTCCGGCTCCTCGTCGGTGAAGTACCAGCTGCTCGACATGAGCGACAGCAGCCGGCTGGCGGTGGGGCTCGTCGAGCGCATCGGCGAGGAGACCTCCCGGCTGAAGCACACGCCCCTCGCCACCGGCGAGTCCCGCGAGACGACCGGGCCGATCGCCGACCACGACGCCGCCCTGAAGGCCGTCGCCGAGGAGCTGGCCAAGGACGGGCTCGGCCTCGACTCCCCCGAGCTGGCCGCGATCGGCCACCGGGTCGTGCACGGCGGCAAGACCTTCACCGAGCCGACCGTCGTCGACGACGCCGTCCTCGCCGAGATCGAGCGCCTCATCCCGGTGGCGCCCCTGCACAACCCGGCCAACCTCACCGGAATCCGTACCGCCCAGGCGCTGCGCCCGGACCTCCCGCAGGTCGCCGTCTTCGACACCGCGTTCCACACGACGATGCCGGAGGCCGCGGCCCGCTACGCGATCGACGTGAAGACCGCCGACGAGCACCGCATCCGCCGGTACGGCTTCCACGGCACCTCGCACGCGTACGTGTCCCGCGCGACCGCCGAGCTGCTGGGCAAGGCGCCGGAGGAGGTGAACGTCATCGTGCTGCACCTCGGCAACGGCGCCTCCGCGTCGGCGGTCGAGAAGGGCCGGTGCGTGGACACCTCCATGGGACTGACGCCCTTGGAGGGGCTCGTGATGGGTACACGCTCCGGTGACATGGATCCCGCGGTCATCTTCCATTTGATGCGTGTTGGCGGGATGTCCACGGACGAGATCGACACTCTTCTCAACAAGAAGAGCGGTCTGATCGGCCTGTGCGGCGACAACGACATGCGTGAGATCCGCCGCCGCATCGACGAGGGTGCCGAGGACGCCGCACAGGCCCAGCTCGCCTTCGACATCTACATACACAGACTGAAGAAGTACATCGGCGCGTACTACGCGGTGCTCGGCCGGGTCGACGCGGTCGCCTTCACGGCGGGCGTCGGCGAGAACGCCGCCCCCGTGCGCGAGGCCGCGATCGCGGGCCTTCAGGCGCTGGGCCTGGCGGTCGACGGCGGGCTGAACGCCGTACGGTCCGGCGAGCCGCGCCTGATCTCGCCCGAGGGCGCGCGGGTCGCGGTGGCCGTCGTACCGACCGACGAGGAACTGGAGATCGCCGACCAGACCTACGCACTCGTGAGGAACGGGAACGCCTGA